In Granulicella mallensis MP5ACTX8, the sequence AAGGGCTGGAAGTAGTCATAGCGAACGCCCATGTTCAGGGTCAGGTTTGCGCTTACACGCCAGTCGTCCTGAAAATACGCACTGCGATACCAGCGTTGATCGTGTACCAACGAGAAGTTTGAAACCGAAGCCGTATCCATCTGGTCGAGCAGGAAGTCAGCCCCGCCAAAGCCGGAGTGGGCTTGATTGGCTTGATCTTCCGTGTATTTGCCGTCGAACTTGTAGTACCCACGTGCCTGCGGTATCTGCAGAGTCTGAATACGAATCCTCTGTAGATTGAATCCGACCTTCAGGCTGTGCTTGCCAATCGTCTTGGAGACGTTGTCCAGAAGTTGAGCCACGTTTTCGAATTCGTTGGTAGGAAGATACTGGGCTGAGCCGAAAGAGGTAGGATTCGGATTGGTGCTGGTTCCGAGGTTTTGACCACCGCCAAAATCGAAGAAGGGCAAACCGCCATTTCCTGCCTCGAAGGGAATACCCCCGAGCCCAAACTGGGGTGAAAGATCCGTATTCGAGTTTGGCTGTGCATACTGCGCGTTGATCCAGTTATAGCCAACACGAAACTCGTTGGCCAAAGTCGACGTGAAGAAGTGCGTCTCCGAGAGAGTGAACTGGCGTGCCTTGTCGGTGACGTTGCCACTCGTGCCGAAGCCTGAACCATCGAGTATGCCGAAGGGGCTTGGATAGGTTTGCTGTTCATTGACTACGCTGTATTTAGTAAAGATCTGATCTTTCTGGCTTAGGTTCCAGTCCAGGCGTCCATCGTACTGGACGGTGTTGTCCTTCGCTCCGCCCAGAAACTGATAGTTGCTGTATGTCTGGCCGGGAGCACCAAAGTTCGGGGCGGGGAGAAGGTTGAAAAGTCCCTGCGCGACGGTGTCGATTTGGGCTGGGCAAATGACATTGATCTGACCGTTGCACTGTAGCGGTACAGGGTGGGGATTGATGCTGCTGTCTGTACCCGCTGCGTAGAGGGTCTTCGGGCTGCCGCCTGTATCCGTAGCACTCAGCAGTTCGCTGAAGTCACCCGTTCTCATCTTGAGGGTGGGAACTGTATTGATGGAACTCTGACCGAAGATAACGCGATTCCCTTCCACATCGCCGAAGACAAAGAGTTTGTCCTTGAGGATCGGTCCGCCGATGGCTGCGCCAAACTGGTTCTGGCGATACTTCGGTTTGGTGGCTTCAAAATAGTCACGGGCATTAAGAATGTCGTTCCGCCAGTACTCCCACAGAGTGCCGTGAATCTGGTTGGACCCGGATTTCATACTCGCGATCACCACGGCACCGGCTGCCCGGCCAAGCTCCGCGTTGTAGCTGGACGTCTGAACTTTGAATTCAGCAAGCGATTCAGGAATCGGCTTGATGACGTACATGGCGCCGCTTGGTTCATCGACCAACATGGCATTGTTGTCGACGCCATCAAAGATGTAGTTATTTTGCCCGGTCCGTTGGCCGTTGGCTGAAAAATCACCACCGTTCGTGCCGCGGGTTCCTTGTGCGGCTGGAGCCACTCCAGGAGTAAGTTGTGCGATGAAGATAGGATTGCGGTTCACCAAAGGCGTCTGGACGATTGCCGCCGCTGAGATAGTGGCTCCCGTGGAAGAGTTATCTGTCTGCAAGGCTGCAGGATCGGTGGTGACCTCAACGGTCTCGGTAACAGAACCGGCCGCAAGCGTTATCGGCACCTCAATACGTGCGGAAGCATTGACGACAAGTCCCTTTTGTTCGGCCTTGGAGAAGCCCTGCGCGGAGACAGTGACCTTATAGCTGCCGATTTTGATCGGGGTAAAGGTAAAGATTCCCTCGTTATCGGACTTGCGGACCAGGGAGAGCCCTGTCGCTTCATCGACCAGGGTGACAGTGGCGTTGGGGATGGAAGCGCCGGTGCTATCGTGCACCGTTCCAGCAAGCGTGCCCTGATCCAACTGGGCATAGGCTGCAGTTCCGCTCAGCAGGGCGGAGACGATCGCAAAGAGGAATATAAAAAGGCTCAACTTAAAAGAGCTTTTTTGAAGATGCTGAGTTGGATTGGAGAGAGATTGATTCCACAACTGACGAAACTGCAAGCTTGTTTTAGAGAGCGTGGTCGATCGCGTTGAGCAAGCGATATAAGAAGTTTGCGCGGTCTTTAGATCCCTCATCGATGTTGGGACTCCTGAAATTTTGAAGAAATCTATTGGCCGGGAGCTTATAGGCCCCGTCAAGTTCTTGTCAATTGCGTAACCGTTTACCCATGTGCAAAACCCCATATCGTAACCGCTTACGTGACCTCTCGGCATCCACCGAATACCCGCAATCGATGAGTCAGAACTTCCGCCCTTAGATGTCATGGCGGCGTTCATGGCTGTCTAACGTTTTGCTAATTTTTAGGTGTCTTATAGGTCGATAACATGTCCGGCATAGCAGCGCATTTCACGACGCATAGAGAGGCGCGAATCGGAAGAGCATGGTTCAGTCGGCCACGCTGTATCGTGAGGCACGGATTGGAAGGACATGTTCCCCTATCGCCACAATGTATGGGGGAGCACGAACCGGAAAGGCACGGTTTCGACCGTGCCCTTCCGGTTCGTGTTGGGCCTAGGGGATAAGCAGAAACAGTTGCACTTTACGCTAGGAGTAGCTCTTGGAAGCGAAGTGCGGGTACGGCGCACCAGACCTAGATTAGAGATACGGTTCTACATCTAAAGGGAAAATGGCTGTGAGCGCATTGAGCGTCACAGCCACTGTCAACTTGGTCCTATTTCGGGTCTGTACATATCTTCGACTCGTAATAAGAAGCTAAACTTCGAGTCTGAATTGTAATGTCTGCGCTTTCGCGCTTAGCTGGTGACCAGTTCTGTACGGTGGTAGCAGCCTCTTCCATGCTCTCTCGCAGAGCTTGGATACGGTCTACGACTGGCATCGCGACGCTCATATCATTCTCCCTCAGCTATCATTCTTTCCTTCATTGTTCGATTCTGCTAGATCTAGAGGAAGTTGCTCAAACGATCTCTTTAAACGAGCGATCGCTCTTGTTTCTCTCTCTACATACGAAATTGACACCATCGAAGAACGAAGTTGCGTTCTGGACCTCTGCCAATTGATCGCGTGGCCATTATGCAGCTTCCGGTCCACTTCTTGACTGTATACCGGTTTGGTCGTGAACAACGCAGAATATTTACTCGGACTGATGCCAACAAAAGGCACGAAGGGAACGGCATACGGATTGCTACGACTTCTAGCGGACTCACCAAGCTGAATCGCATCAGCATGCAGCTCTTTCGCTTTGCTTTTCGGATACGGTTCAATATAAACAACCTTTGAGATACCCGCTCCGATGATGTGACGAGCACAGTTATGGCAAGGGAAAGTTGTCGTGTAAAGGGTTCTTCCAACAGTCGAAATGCCCTTTCGGGCACAAGACAAAATAGCCTCCATCTCTGCATGGACCGCGCGTCCGAACTCCGTAATAGAGAAGAGCGATGTTTTCTTTACCGCTCCTCGGATTCTTGGATCCTTCCCAACATCATCAGGAAGAGCTCGCATGATTTCATCGAGAATGAGATTTTTCCGTTCATCGTTCGAGTCGAGGCCCTTGAGGTGATCTCTCTCGTCTCCCTCATCTCTTTCCCAGTATTGGCCCCCGCCAGCCTTCGGGACCTCGTTACACCCAACCGATAAAATATCTCCATCTTGAGAGGTGATCGCCGCGCCAACTTGTCGCCCGAATTGTGCAGAGCGAAGTGAGGCAGAATACGCCATGAACATAGCCTGCTCATCGCGGGTCGGGGTCTTGTATGGATGAGAAAAAAGAACATCAAGAAATCGACCAAGTTGACGTTTCCAATCATCGCCGTTTCCACCAACGTCGAGAAACACGTCTGACAAGTGGAAGGCTTCCCGTGTACGCTGTCCACCATCTTGATGATCATGGGCGTCCGTATGGACGAGTTCTTTCGCTTCATCAACTGTCATATTTTTATGGCGATGAAGATGCTTTACTCTCTCTTCTTCTGGAGCGAACACCCCGATCAAATGGAATCCGTGTCCATACACTGAACGGAGATATGCTACTTCTTCAGATCTCTTCAGGGTAACTAGGATATGCGCTTCGTTAAGAAGCGCTTCCCCAGGAGCCTTTTTCTTCCGCGCAGACGCAATTTGGTTAACCGCCGCCAATGCCAGCATCGCGTTCTTCTCTTCATCTGTCGCTCTACTGTTGAATTTTCTGTATACCTCATTGGCTGCGTCGATTCGAGTTAGTATCCGCTGGTGTTCGGGCGAATCGACAAGATTGCAAACTACGTTGAGCATCTTACTAAAGGGCTCGATAAAATCGCTCAATCGAACGATAGTGGGTTTATATCCAAACTCCCGAAGCTGCGAAGTAAGATTCTCCGCAACCATGTAGGCATCTGTGCCAATGGGCGCGACCAAACCAAAAACTAGTTCTGCGTTTTTCAGGCGTTCATTGCTTTCAGGCATTGACGTTGAACCTATCTAACCTTTAATTATCCCGGCATCAACCACTCGCTTGAAATGCTTCGCAGCCTCATGACAAGCCTTTCGGGTTCTTGCCTTTGATCTTGGCCGTGAAATAGAATGACCAGTCTTCAACCCCATACACCAGAGATCAGCGGCATCTGCCCCAAATTCTGATTCGATAATGATTGTTAGAAGTTCCATGTAGGCATCTAGTTCATGGTCTTTCCAACTTGAGGGATATAAGTAAACATACCGCTGCTTACCTTCTTTATCAGTAACAACCATATGAGGCAGACCTTTCAAAATGATGCCATTGAAAAATGTGCCGTCCATCTGAGTCGCCCTGAGCAGACTACCTTTAAACTCACCAATCTTTGGAAGGAAATCCTTTTCAAAACACTCGAAGCATTTTTGATTATCTTTTACCGGATACTGGGAAGGAGAGTGCACAACTTCTGATGCACGATGCGACATCTCTTCGTAGATCTCATTCCGTCTTGCGCCTCTATTTGAAGCTAGCTGTACAACTGCCTCCCTCACTGGCTGATAGTAACGGTATACAATTCGCTGTTTTGCTTCCAAATCAGCGATTAGTTTTTCCCACCGCCCGGCAGGTGCATTTACAAGCCGACTAAACGGATAAATGTGTATGCTAGGCGCCTGAACAGTAAGCGTAGCCATCCTAGACTCTTGAACCACAAGCTCAACCTTCGGTGCCATATTTGAGACCATGCCTCCATTTGATTGTTGCGAGGTTGTTATTGGGCCCAAATACCAGAGCCCGCCGTAAGGTTAACGGCGGGCTCTCGCACTACCAGTTCTCTAGCTGCAACCACTCGTGCTTCCGCACTCCATGCAGCGATAGCAAGACCCATTCCTCGTCATAATGCTGCCGCAGGTTCCGCACGAAGGAGCATCGCCCATGTCGTACAGATCCTTCATCGCTTCGGCAGCGTGGTAGACGCCACGATCCGCCGTCGCGAGGATGCCTGGACCTGCACCCTCAGCCGTGAGGCCGGAGTTTGCCGTCAGGTCGGGAGCGATTCCCTGCTGCGGCGGTGTGCGGTCGTTGCGCTCGAAGGCTTCGCCGAGCATGGTGTGCTGGGCGGGTTCGGCGCTCTCAGAAGCGTGGGCAGAAGCAAATACAGGAGTCTGCGGCGCTCCGGTCGAGAGGACAGCGTCAGAGGCAGGCTTGAGGCCCGCGAAGAGATCCAACTGCGTTCCGCTGAGGAAGCGCAGCTGCATCCAGCGGAACAGGTAGTCCATGATCGACTTCGCGTAGCCGATCTGCTCGTTGCCCGTCCAGCCCGAGGGCTCGAAGCGGGTGTGTGCGAACTTCTCGCAGAGCAGCTTGAGCGGCACGCCGTGCTGCAGGCACATCGAGATCGCCGTCGCGAACGAGTCCATCAGACCGGAGATCGTCGAGCCCTCCTTTGCCATGCGGATGAAGATCTCACCCGGTACGCCGTTGGGGTAGAGGCCGACCGTCACATAACCCTCGTGACCGGAGAGCGAGAACTTGTGCGTGATCGAAGCCCGCTCCGCCGGCAGGCGGTGGCGCATCGCACGGGGCGGAGCCTGTGCGTCGAGCGCATCGGCGTTCTGCGTCGAGGAGAGCAGCAGCGCCGTGAGCTTGGCTTCGAGCGCGGCAACCTGCTGCTTCACCGTAGCAGTCTCAGCCTGCGAGGCAGCGAGAGCGGCGGCGGAGATCGTCACCTCTTCGTTCACCTTAGTCGAGTCAACAGAGGTGCCCTTCTTATCGGCATCCGTCTGCGCCGCGACGTTCAGCGGCTGGGTGCCCTTGGAGTTGTCGCGGTAGATCGCGACCGCCTTCAGGCCGAGACGCCAGGCCTCGGTGTAGGCCTCGGCGATGTCGTCCACCGAGCAGTCGTTGGGCAGGTTTACCGTCTTCGAGATCGCGCCCGAGAGGAACGGCTGCGTCGCCGACATCATCTTGACGTGGCCAGTCCAGGCGATCGTGCGGGTTCCCTTCGCGGGCTTGAAGGAGCAGTCGAACACCGCGAGGTGCTCCGGCTTGAGGGACGGTGCGCCTTCGATGGTGCCGGTCGCGTCGATGTAGTTGACGATGCCTTCGACCTCGGACTCCTTATAACCAAGCTTGAAGAGCGCGCCGGGGACCGTGTTGTTCACGATCTTGATCATGCCGCCGCCGACCAGCTTCTTGTACTTGACCAGCGCGAGGTCGGGCTCGATGCCGGTGGTGTCGCAGTCCATCATGAAGCCGATGGTGCCGGTGGGCGCGAGCACGGTGACCTGCGAGTTGCGGTAGCCGTGCTTTTCGCCGAGCGCGAGCGCCGTGTCCCAGGCGTTCTGGCTGGCGGCCTTGAGCTCTTCGAGCTGCGGCGCAACAAACGGTTCCTTGGACGACTTCAAGCTCTTGTCGATGTTGTTGACCTCCGCGCGATGCATGCGGATGACGTCAAGGAAGGGCTCGCGATTGACGTAGAAGCCAGGGCAAGCGCCGCCCTGCACGCCGGTCTGCTGCGTGAGCGGGGTCGCTGCGCCGAGCGGCGGGCAGTCGCCGGCGATACGCGCCGACTGGGCATAGGCGTCGCCGCAGAGGATTGCGGTCAACGTCGCGGCATAGGCACGGCCGGCGTCGGAATCGTAAGGCAGGCCGCGATCCATCAGCAGCGCGCCGAGGTTCGCATAACCGAGACCGAGCGGGCGGTAGTCATGCGAGTTCTTTGCGATCTGCTCCGTCGGGTAGCCGGCCGCGTCCACGATGATCTCCATCGCGGTGGTAAGGACAGCCACCGCATGGCGATAGCTGGGAATATCGAACTGGCCGCCGGGCGTCAGGAACTTCAGCAGGTTAAAGCTGGCCAGGTTGCAGGCGGAGTCATCGAGGAACATGTACTCCGAGCAGGGATTGCTGGCGTTGATGCGCGCGGTGTTCTTGCTGGTGTGCCAGCGGTTGATGGTGGTGTCGTACTGCATGCCCGGATCGCCGCACTGCCAGGTGGCCTCGGCGATCTGGTGCATCAGGTCACGAGCGCGGATCTCCTTGACCGGCTGCTTGTCCTTGACGGTGCGCGTGGTGAACATGCCGTCGTTCTCGACCGCCTGCATGAACTCGTCGGTAACGCGGACGGAGTTGTTGGCATTCTGGAAGAAGATCGAGGTGAAGGCCTCGGAGTCGGGGCCGGAGCCGTCGTAGCCAGCCTGCATCAGGCTCCAGGCCTTGCGCTCTTCCTTGACCTTGCACTGGATGAAGTCTTCGACATCGGGATGGTCGACGTTGAGGATGACCATCTTGGCCGCACGGCGGGTCTTGCCGCCGCTCTTGATGACGCCGGCGAAGGCGTCGAAGCCGCGCATGAAGCTGAGCGGGCCGGAGGCCGTGCCGCCGCCCGAGAGAGTCTCCATGGAGCCACGGATCGCCGAGAGGTTCGAGCCTGCGCCCGAGCCCCACTTGAAGAGCATGCCCTCGGTCTTGGCCAGGGTCAGGATGCTATCGAGGGAGTCGTTCACCGAGTTGATGAAGCACGCCGAGCACTGCGGGCGCGTGTAGCCGGTGACGGAGAAGGCAACCTCGCCCTGCGTCGCGTCCCAGTGCCAGTTCTGCGCGTCGGAGTTCGGCTCGAGGCGGTCGCAGCCGACGTTGAACCAGACGGGCGAGTTAAATGCCGCCTTCTGGTTGAGCAGCAGGTGAGCGAGTTCGTCGAAGAAGATGCTGGCATCTTCCTCAGAGGCAAAGTAGCCATCGCGCAGACCCCAGTCGCGGATGCTCTCGGAGACACGGGTGATCAGGGCGCGGACGCCGGTCTCGCGCTCCGGCGTGCCGATCCGGCCGTGCAGGTACTTGCTGGCGACGATGTTGGTCGCGGTCATCGACCAGTCGCTGGGCACGTCGACGTTCTTCTGCTCGAAGATGAGCTTGCCCTTGTAGTCCTGAATGACGGCGTCGCGAAGCTCCCAGGTGAGCTCATCGAAGGGCGAGATCCCGGGTTTGGTGAAATGGCGACTAAATTCCAGACCGCGTGCGCTGGACGTGCGTGTAGATGCCATCGCGGCTTGTTTGCCATTCTGGACGGGGGTGGCGGCGGTGATTGTTTTGGCCATGTTCGATCAAACCTTTCGGGTAAAACTGAAGCTGATTCCTGCAAAATAACGAACACCGATAAACCCAGGTAGCGGGACTTATCGGGTTTAGAAAAAGACTTGGCGGACGAAATCCGGAAGAAAACTTGTCGGGTCGTGATCCGAGAAGAAGACTTGGCGGTCTTTCCAGTGCCTCCAGTGGCGATGCTTTGCCAACACGTTCCTGGCTGCTAAATAAAACGCGCTACGATAACTGGCTGGCAGAGCCAACCAAGGGTCGAAGGTTCCTTTTAAGCGGTGTGGCCGTGGCTACGGGCGCTTCACCAGGAACTGCGGGTGAGCTTGAAAGTACCGCCCCATCTGGTACGAGTCAAGTATAAAACAACAAGATCTAGTGGTGTCGAAGTAGATACTCCCGGGACGCGACGATTCACAGGGTCAACCTCGGTTTTTCTGGGGTTTTCTTGTGGAAAGCTCCGGATAGGTGCGCCGTTTGCGGGTTTTTGTAACCACTCATTCACACGGCTTTCACAGACTATCGCCGTACACAGTCGAGAGCAAGACGCAAGAACAGTGCAATCGTGATTTTTCGGGGTGGAAATGTGGGAAAGGGGGCCGGGATTGGAAACAGGAAGTAGGCAACAGATCAGGGCAAAGCCCGAATGGAAGCTTCAAGCCCTGAGCTTCCTGTTTCCGCGGGCCAAAGCCTTAGATCCGTGGAGGCAGGTGCTTCGTCAGGAGTTTTGGATTTCGACCTTGCGCAGCAGGCGCCAGCAGCCGAAGACGATGGCGGCGGCGAAGACGAAGTGGAGCGCAATCGAAAGATTTGAGGGGGCGTAGTTGAGAGGCCCATTATGACCGGACACCATGAAAATAGCATTGGAGATTCTCTTGGCTGGTCCCCTAACGAGCGACAGAACGCCGATCAAGTTCGGCAGTATACCGAGAGCTCGTAGCTTGTGATTCGGGCTGGTCATGAGCCATCGTTGCGAGGCGGTGAGCGTGTAGCCACAGAGACCGAGAGCGATAGAGGCGAGGTATCGGCGTGGGAATTCGATAGCGGAAAGAAGGTCAAAGAGCCTGGGGTGGGGGCCAAGGGCTGCCGCTGCCGGAAGTCGTTGCAGGATGGCGAGAAGGTGCAGCAAAGAGGGCGCATGGACCAGACGGAGCCAGCCCAAAAGAAGCAGCCAGCCAAGTAACGGAAAGACAGCAACAGCGGCCGTCGCTACAGCAAGAGGAGCCAGGAGCACCGAGGCTCGCGAGACAGGACGAGTAAGCAGAAACAAAGTGTTGGAGCTAGAAGATAATGCGTTCGATCCTTTGAGGCTAAGGCCCATGAAGAAGCCGACAAGGCCGGCGGTAACAGGAAAGTTGAGAAGAACCTGGAAGTCAGTGGGATCGACAGGGCAACCGCAGAAGTGGTGCCAGAAGATACCCATGTCCGTAAGGCTCTCCCCGCTGACCCAAACATGCATGAAAAGCGCAAAGAAAAACGAGACCACAAAGGCGGCGATGAGACGGCGGCGGGCGAGAAGGAGCCAGGGTCGGATCATAGGGTTCCAGGTCCAGTTCAGCGAAGAGCTACGAGGGTTAAGAGCTTAGGGTTCTTGGTGATTGACGAAGTGGAAGTTAGAGTTCCTTGCGTGCGAAGAAGATCTGCGCAAGCCAGAGAAATACAGCCGAAAGAAAAATGGGAATAAATGCATAGAACCAGGGCGGCGGCGGACCGAGGCTGAAGTAAAGAAACAGTACTTCTTTGCAGTGCGCAATAGACAGCCCGAGAGCGCGATGTGCGGCGAGAGAACTCGTTAGACGCTGGACCTCGATCACTCCAAAGTAGATGGCGAGCGAGAAGGCTAAGAGGTACGCATTGCGCACCGTCGACTTCGACAAGGTATTGAGAACGGCGAAGAAGCTGAAGATCAGAGCTGCTGTCGTAAGCAGCGAGAGCATGAGGCGAGGCATCGAGGTTAGAACAAGCTGAATGACGTGGTAAAGGTGGTGAGTCTGCTGCGAGTTTCCGAAAGCAGCAGTACCTCGCCATGTGCTATCGGCAAGTGACGTCCAGACCGGTCCATACACGATCAGCATCAGCAAGAGGGAACCGAGGGCCCCGGAGAGAATGGCAGCCAGCAGTGTAGCGAGAGCTGAACCGATTCGCGCCCAGAATAAGAACTTCCGCGTGAGAGGACGTGTACGGATATAGGTGCCTAGCCGAGGTTCCTGCAGATAGTTGGTCGTAATGATCGACGTCATGAGGCTAAAAAACGCAACCATGATGATCATGAGCCCTAAGCCACGGAGATAACTGAACCAGACCCTCTGCGAATGACTGAATTCCGCATCGAACCGCTCGATCTCCCGGGGCAAAAGACTTGAACTGAGAAAGACGAACATCACCCAGGCACAGATGGTGTAGTACATGCGCGCGGCGCTACGTTGTTCGCGAAGATAGGTGCGCTGCGGAAAGGTAAAGCGGCGGAGAAAAAATCTGGGGGCAGGTTCATCCTTCGGTTCAAAGAGTACCGGCAGTTCCCTGCCGGATTCTTCCAGGGCTCTGTTTGCGCGGCGCTTGTAGACCAGGCGGATGCGTTGATAGATAACGAGCAGGACAAACGGCCCGAGGGTTGCGATCGGAATGAAGAGGAAACCGGGGAAATTCATGCCTCCTCCCTCCCCTCAGCAGTACGGCAGAGCTCCAGGAAGATCTCGTTGAGCGAGAGGGGGCTGGAGTCGAGGATCTCAGCGCCGTTGCGAGTCAGTTCAGCGGCAAAGGCTTCCGGATTGCGCTGCACGACGTAGAACGTAGCGTGAGCTTCTTTCCGCGTACTAAGGATCGACTCGCTGCGAGCTGGAAGCGCGGCTCCGGTCACGGTGAAGCGGCGGAAGCTGGCACGAATGTCGTCGAGCGGGCCTTCGAGGAGAACCTTGCCGCGATCCATGATGCCGATGTGGTCGGCGATCTGTTCGATCTCGGGAAGCTGATGGGTGGAGAGAAAGATCGTGCGGCCTTCAGCGGTGCAGTCTTCCACGAGGAGACGCAGTAGAGAGTCCAGGACAACAGGGTCGAGGCCCGTCGTAGGCTCGTCAAGAATCAGCAGTCGTGAGCGCTGGGCGATGGCAGCAGCCAGCGCCGCTTTGGTCTTGTTGCCGAGCGAAGCACGAGCCAGGACGGTATTGAATGGAAGCTCGAGACGGTCGCAGACTTTGCGAGCGAGGGCGTCGGACCAGGTATCGGGATAAAAGGCCCGGTTAAGCTCAAGCAGCTTGTGAACGGTAAGCGAGCTGGTAAGGGCTTTGTCTTCGGGGACGTAACCGACCTGCTGGAGCACTTTGACGCGTTCGGGGTCTTGGGCCGGGTTGAGGCCGAAGACCTCGATGGAGCCGGAGGTGGGTCGGGCGAGGCCCATTGCCATGCGAAGGGTCGTGGTCTTGCCGGCGCTGTTGCGGCCGAGCAGCCCGTAGATGGAGCCTTCAGGAACATTGAGCGAGAGGCCGTCAACCGCGCGAATCTGCTTGCGGCCGGTGCCGTAGGTCTTGACGAGGGAGTGAGTCTGGAGGGCGAAGGTCGTCATGGATTTCCTGCTGGGTCTTCAGAAGAGGGGGAGGCGTGGGTGCGGCGGGACTGCTCGAGCTCCTGCAGCTCGGAGTCGAGCAGCTTGTGGAGGTCGGCAGAGGAGAGGCGGAGCTGCGAAGCTTCGACGGCCAACTGAGCCACGTGAGGACGCAGGCGGCGAAGCTTTTCGGCCTTCAACAGGCCGGGCCCGAGAGCAGTAAGGCTGGCAACGAAGGTTCCGCCGCCTGGCACGGTACGAATGATGCCTTCGCGTTCGAGGTTCTGGAAAGCACGAGCAACGGTGTTGGGATTGATCCGGAGATCGGCGGCGGTGCGGCGCGTGGAAGGCAGCGGGTCGCCGGCGTGCAGGACTCCGGAGGCGATCGCCTGCTTGATCTGCTGCTCCAGCTGCAGATAGACAGGAACACCGGAGCTCGCGGAGATGCGCAGCGACAGCATGACCGTACTAATACAATAATACGGTCAAGGAATGCAACCCTGTTTTTGCGCAGTTAGAGGACGTATGTCCTATAGAGCGAGCACGGAACCGAGCCCTGCAGGGGCGCGCCATCATAGCTTTTTGTCTATTCCCGCCACAGAACCGTCATCCTGAGCGAAAGCGTCCCGGCCTTTGGGCGCGGAGTCGAAGGACCCCGAGGATTGCAGTCTTGCCCATGCCGTCGGACCTTTTCCACTTCAAGCGCTCGAGCCTGCGCCTTCGTGCTGGAGAAGGTCCCAACATCATAGGCAAGATCAAATCCCTCGGGGTCCTTCGACTCCGCACCTCGCAAAAGCGCGAGGCGCTTCGCTCAGCGACTGTCTGTGCTGTCAAGAGAGGGTTATGGGAAAGCGGAAAACGATGAAGCCGTTTCCCTCTTTCCCACAACCTCTGCGGTTGTTGGGATTGAGTTAGACGGGGAGCGGTGGTGTTTGGAACTGTTGGCGAACTTGTCTGGCTTTGGCGTTGAGTCGTACGAGGAGTTTGTGAGCCAAGGCGATACGAACGACCTTAGGGGGTTTGCCAGCGTCGCGGAGCCGTTGCTGAAAGGCGATGAAGTCGGGTTCGTGACGGCCTACGACGCTGGCGACGATGAAGAGGATTTCGCGGATGGAGGGGCGTCCGCCACGCACCACACGCCTGCCTTCGCGTTTTCCGCTGTCGCGGGCCAGGGGAGCGAGCCCGGCCAACTTGGAGAT encodes:
- a CDS encoding carboxypeptidase regulatory-like domain-containing protein produces the protein MSLFIFLFAIVSALLSGTAAYAQLDQGTLAGTVHDSTGASIPNATVTLVDEATGLSLVRKSDNEGIFTFTPIKIGSYKVTVSAQGFSKAEQKGLVVNASARIEVPITLAAGSVTETVEVTTDPAALQTDNSSTGATISAAAIVQTPLVNRNPIFIAQLTPGVAPAAQGTRGTNGGDFSANGQRTGQNNYIFDGVDNNAMLVDEPSGAMYVIKPIPESLAEFKVQTSSYNAELGRAAGAVVIASMKSGSNQIHGTLWEYWRNDILNARDYFEATKPKYRQNQFGAAIGGPILKDKLFVFGDVEGNRVIFGQSSINTVPTLKMRTGDFSELLSATDTGGSPKTLYAAGTDSSINPHPVPLQCNGQINVICPAQIDTVAQGLFNLLPAPNFGAPGQTYSNYQFLGGAKDNTVQYDGRLDWNLSQKDQIFTKYSVVNEQQTYPSPFGILDGSGFGTSGNVTDKARQFTLSETHFFTSTLANEFRVGYNWINAQYAQPNSNTDLSPQFGLGGIPFEAGNGGLPFFDFGGGQNLGTSTNPNPTSFGSAQYLPTNEFENVAQLLDNVSKTIGKHSLKVGFNLQRIRIQTLQIPQARGYYKFDGKYTEDQANQAHSGFGGADFLLDQMDTASVSNFSLVHDQRWYRSAYFQDDWRVSANLTLNMGVRYDYFQPFVELDGRQANFLIDYSNNTATYLLPNAAKQYPLPQAFLNELAANNVPVVYDSNPALTNAQKANFGPRIGFAYSATDKLVVRGGYGIFFGGFENVGFSPNLALNAPFLFTSNFNSGICTPGNCATNGLTLENGFSAALSAGLSNFITTPGINMYPKTLKTAYTQGFNLAVQQQLAGNSTVTVAYVGALGVHITSNPSANQIPNLLPPGASVQNARPFNQFSGGGLEDNEGSSNFNSLQVTGEHRSKGGLYFMANYTWSKSLDDTTQPLGGTNSSNYRNWRQLGYGFDYGPTATDTRHRFVLNTQYQLPVGSGRKYLNQSRVLDALVGGFNLSLLFRVETGQPNLVTAGNNPTNGVGNADAVRIGDPFATGGSNPDPSVVCATKTRTVKTWFNPCAYTNPPVAVAPPAPGVPLGPNQVSIADNGGIAAYGPPLRQVVYGPGYNRVDLSLSKTFLLWHQTSLDFRADLYNALNTPTYGPPNTTVGSGFGQISSTRFGGSGIAAESPDARVAQFSGKFHF
- a CDS encoding anti-phage dCTP deaminase, with amino-acid sequence MPESNERLKNAELVFGLVAPIGTDAYMVAENLTSQLREFGYKPTIVRLSDFIEPFSKMLNVVCNLVDSPEHQRILTRIDAANEVYRKFNSRATDEEKNAMLALAAVNQIASARKKKAPGEALLNEAHILVTLKRSEEVAYLRSVYGHGFHLIGVFAPEEERVKHLHRHKNMTVDEAKELVHTDAHDHQDGGQRTREAFHLSDVFLDVGGNGDDWKRQLGRFLDVLFSHPYKTPTRDEQAMFMAYSASLRSAQFGRQVGAAITSQDGDILSVGCNEVPKAGGGQYWERDEGDERDHLKGLDSNDERKNLILDEIMRALPDDVGKDPRIRGAVKKTSLFSITEFGRAVHAEMEAILSCARKGISTVGRTLYTTTFPCHNCARHIIGAGISKVVYIEPYPKSKAKELHADAIQLGESARSRSNPYAVPFVPFVGISPSKYSALFTTKPVYSQEVDRKLHNGHAINWQRSRTQLRSSMVSISYVERETRAIARLKRSFEQLPLDLAESNNEGKNDS